Genomic window (Cucumis sativus cultivar 9930 chromosome 2, Cucumber_9930_V3, whole genome shotgun sequence):
GCTGCAACTAAAAAGATAGAACTTTTCCTGTCAAAACATAATGACTCGTAACTTATGAAGTAACATTGGAAAAGGGACAAATCAACAGAAAGTCCATAACTTTTGTACAAGGTACACAAATTCATGCAAAATAACAACGACAAACAAATATAGGACAATGTCAAAAGCAATAGTGAAATCAAGTTCAACTGGCTGCCGGAAAATTAACAGAATAGATCTCCTGACTTTCGGCAGTGTTGCACTTTCATCTGACCCTGAATTCTTCATAACTCATAGCctttaaatcattttcaacaaCGCGAGTTAATAGCTGCGTTTTAATGACGTGGCATAATCCAAGGAGTGCAGGTAAGGTAAACCTGGGGACAGCAAGAAACACTTGTAAAGATAATCTACAATGCAAAGAGAACAAGCTAATGTTCTTCCCTCTTAAACAAATTCTTTGAAAGTCAGAATCAGTCCCAAAAGAAAAGTCCCATAACTTTTGTCGTTTCTGCACCTCTATATCAATTGTCAAATTGCATAAACTATTTCACCACTGCTTTCTATATCAAGCTCAGACTCGTCGTCCAGATCATCCATGTCGTCGTCGTCATCCATATCAAGGTTATCTGCCATGCACATAAGGCCATGTGAACCAACTGCTGGTATTGTGGCCTCAGCGATTATCTGCATTATTGCGTCGAGGCTCTGCATCGGTTGATCAGGCTCTTCAAATTGATTTCCCATTGTGTTTTCATCCATCAAGTCCGATGGGAGATTCTTCAAAAACCAGGAATGGTTCTTAATCTCGGGAATTGTGATTCTCTGTCATGTAAACAGATACACATGTAAAAGAGTAAATGTGAGTTTTTCGATGAGATTGAATTTCTCCATGTTGAAAATTGAACATAAAACTGTAGAGGTGGCAGGttcaaacaaaacttaaacTGCTTGGACTTGAAGTCATAATCCAAATGGGCAAAAAGGGTtatttaatcatatttaaCTGCAAGTATTTAGGTCTTAGAATTTTCAGAAGTTTAGGACTCGTTTGGACTTTGGAGACTTCTCAAATAGCTATCTGATTTctgattattaaaaaataaatatagtgaaaatatgttttgttgactgtttcaaattgttttttttcttgtttctctgGAGTCACTCATAAATAACCCGACTTTtagagtaaaagaaaataagaataataaatactcTTCATACCGTTGCAGGATCTGCCTCAAAAATCCTTGATATCAGGTGGCGACACTCGAGAGATATTTGAACACAATCTGGAATGGAATACTGGACGCCTAGGATTCTCTGCAATGAAACAGTAGAAGAATCTTGAGGTCATGCATTTTCAACTCAGagagaacaaaataataatagggCCATATCACATACTTGTATTGTCTTTCGGAAATCCTTTGGTTCATCAGGATCCTCAAAAGGATAGGCTCCAACAAGCATTACATAGAGGGTCACTCCACATGACCACACATCTGCAATCTGATGATGAGCatagaatcaaaagaaaattcctTTCAATGTCTAACTACCATCTAGCAAAGATGTAGTGTGATGCATGAAGTTCAATGAGTAGTTACTTAAGAGTACAACTTTATTTCACTAGTAAGATGGAatcaaaaaataagaaaaagactGCCTATAGGCTCTGGTACATATACCAGTGTAATTTTAAAGCACAATAAATTTGCACAACCTTTACGTCTATTAAAGAACTTATGTctttaaactaaacaaaattataaatttgagattggataaaaaatgcatgtaaCACACAAATTTGCAGGGAAATCTGAACCGATATGGAGAAGGATGAGAGTTGAGAATAAATTCAGGTTTGAAAAAGAGTTCcatgtttttggtttttcccAAACTTccatagaaaaacaaagatagAATAGGAGGACAAACagcaaaaaaacaaacccaaagaacaaacaaataacaaaaaaccTTAAAGAGGGAGTCAAACTAAAGACAGGAGCACTACAATCCAAAAAAATAAGACCTAAAGGATGATAAAAGTTTTGTTACCAAATCCCACAAAATTCcatgtaaatatttcaatacCACCCCAACAAAGCAGGCACGTGTGATGTCATGCAGGAATATTATGCCGTCTAGTAGGTTCAACGCGTCCCCTTTGGTTTGTagttatcattttctttttattttaaataactgGACCCTCTTTTGAAGaggcttttttattttattttttatagtttggCATTTTTTCCCGAGTTCTTTTGTCTTGGAGAGTTAGAAATTGGAAATTTAAGGATTCTTAACAAAGCACTATTAGCCAAATGTCTTTAGCAATTCAACCCCTCTCTTTATCACATgtgttctattttaaaaagttcagTTCCAACCTTTTGAATGATTGTCACTTGGGGCTAAAGGAACTTGACGAAATTTATGGCATTTCTGAAGAGTTCCCTGCTTTCTCTCATTTAATCCATTGTGTGGTGAGGGAGAGGAAGAATACATCTTGTTGGGAAAATTGGTGGGTGGGTGATAGACCCCTCTACTCGATCTTTTTGTGTCTCTTTTATCTGTCttccttaaaaaattatgtggtgttcaattttttagtttggtaGAGGAGTTCCCTATTTCCATTTCATCTGTAGTTCTTTGTCAGATAGAGAAGTAACAGAGGTTACCTATCTTTTGTCCATGCTTGAGGCCTTTTCTTTTGGACTTGGGAGAGAGGATATTCTTCTGTGAAGCCCCAACTCTTTGGAGAAATTCTCGTGGAAATTCTTCTTTCGTAGTTTGTTAGACCCCTCTCCCTTAGGCGAGTCAATTTTTTCTACTCTTTGTAGGATTAAGATTCCTAGAGAAGTTTAAGTCCTGTacccaacaaattttaattggaaGAGCAAACACTATGAATCGGCTTGTGAGGAAGTTGGCTAGCTTTGTTGCATTCTCTGTTGGAACTCGGAAGGTAGAGGAAGACTTGGATCACATTCTTTACTGATGTGCGTTTGCAAAATTTGAGTGGAATTACTTCTCTCAAATGTATGACTTCTCACTAGCTCAACACAAGGATACTTGTGATATGATCGAGGAGTTCCACCTCCATCCCCCTTCCATGCAGATGAGAATGATCACTTTTTATAGCTTGTCAGGGTATGAGATTTATTTTGGGATCTTTGGAGCGAAATAATCAAGTGTTTGAAGGTGGAGCACCACAATGGAGCAATGTGTGGTCCCTCGttagatttcaattttctccatggggtttgattttgaagatttCTGTAATTACTAAATAGGCACCGTCTTGTATTGTCAAAGCCCATCCCTTCTAGGGGACTTCGTTTTTGTATACCCTTgtgttcttccttttcttcttctctcaaaAGAAGTGGTTGCTATaaatcttttaagaaaataaataaaagagaagcAGCAATTTTGCACTGCCACTAAACTATACTGTGTCCAACTAAAGAAAGTGCTCTAGTTGGTTGAATGAGATTGAGAATAGCATATAGAAAGACATGTCTCACATTGAAGGCAACCAGAACCAGAAGTAATTTAGAAGAATCTTACCTTGCCATCATATTCTTGCCTTAATAGCACTTCTGGAGCAATGTATGCAGGTGTTCCGACTGTTGACTTTGGTTGTGAATGGAGCACAGATGACTGAGAAATATAATGAATATAAGCTATTGTGTCATGATGATGCCACAAAgcaataatttgaaagaattgattcaacatatatatctttacatAGAAACTTAAGTAGAAAATAAAGTCGATGAATAAGATAAAATCTGACTACCCAACCACAGACCTTCCGCAGCCATGAAGCTTGGGATCTGATAGATAGAACTAAATCTAGATTCAAATCTTGTCTAGCACATGTATATAAAACAAGATTAAAAGAGCACATCAACCTTCAAGAGAAACATAAAAGGTTAGCTGACATCTAGAcaagaaattttcttcaaacccAAGATACTATAAAAGGGGGCAAAACAGGAAGGCATTCCACACAATTgaacaaatatatcaaaattggAAGTTGCAAAGAGAAAATACCGAAGaagtaaaaattgaaatatcggctaaattttgtgtaatttaaacaaaaactaatagttgcaatggaaaaaagagaaatcaatACCTTTGAGTAGCCAAAGTCACATATCTTCAAACGAGGGGCTGGACTTCCATCCAGTAAGGTGTTCTCCAACTTCAAGTCCCGGTGACACACTTGCTTCACCAATAAAAGCAagtagaagaaataaaaaaaaacaaattttccaCTTCCTTTCAAGGACAGGATTttacagaagaagaagataaggaTTGAAGATGCATATAACAGTTCAAGTACCATTGCATGGCAGTAGCTGACTCCCGATATTAgttgttgaaagaagaagCGAGCCTACACCAAGACAATAATAACTTCATGAGAAGAGGGaacaaatagaaagaaaaaaaaacagaaggtCAAATTCAGGAATCTAGACCTCATCTTCACTAAAGCGTCCTGCATTGCTTATACGCTCAAAGAGCTCTCCTCCAGAAGCATATTCCATTACAATTGCAAGATGGGTAGTGGTCAAGATGACCTACATACATGACAGCAATAACCAAAGGTAGAAATCAGTCAATAATACTTGAGTTAGAAGCAACACGGAATGAAGTAATAAAGTGAGTTGACAGAAAAATCTCccaaaaaataactaaatactTGAGAGACTACCTCTTTGAACCTGACTATGTTAGGGTGCCTCAATGACCTGTGATTGATGATTTCTCGCTGAACATTTTCATCTATCTACAAGACAGTTTCATATGAATTAGCCTTCGATAAGGAGCTAGTCCactaactattattatttcaaaagaaacaacatttttcattgaagaaatggaaagagactaatgctcaaaagatacaaacttcaaaaggagtgaaaagtaaagaaaattacaatttaaattaatatcataAAGAGAAAAGCCaacaatggaaaaagaaaatctaattatttgaacagaaaaaaaaaaaacccaagtTGAAGGAAAAAATGGAATTGTCTTTAAAGATTTAGTCTATGGGTACATGTTTTCTGGTAGCTTTATCTTATCAAAGTATCCCAAATGGGTTCTGTTTTCTTGTAATTGAATAGTTCTACTATTTACATATAAGAACATGCCAATCCTCAAACAGAACATTACTCAACAACCTACCTCAAAATGAAATACGGGAGCTACGATAACTAAAGAAAGGTGGAAAAGTTAGGAgcattaaataaaattctcaTGCCACTCTCTTTCACACTGTCGATTCATATAAAtttccaaaaagaagaaatggacaaaaacaaacatagCTCCTCATCAATCGGCCACAGTTTACAGGGAATTTCATCCTTATACGCATCAATTACTACAGCTAGTTCtcatgttaaaaaagaaaatttcccaaaatacataaatagtaataggaaagaaaaagaaaccaaagaaaTGTGAAGGAAAATCCCAAaatccaaattccaaattgaGATATTTCAAATTCCCAAGTAacagataaaaaagaaaagcaccCAATCACAagatttttgtttgagttaaaaagaaataaaaagagtcATAAAAGCACCTAAACCCAATGATTAAAAGTAGAACAGAACAGAACAGAACAAACAACTGTAAGTCACACCAGCAACGGAAGCAAAAAAAACACCCAAAGCTAATCAACAACaccaacaaagaaaaagcTAAAACCTaaacttcatttaatttttttcaaaaaagtgaaagattaAGCTCCAGAAGctcatgtaaaaaaaaaaaaaaaaagctaagaATCAAAGAGTTAATGAAACAATCCAGTGTTCACCTTATCTCCTCGCTCAATATACTTAACAGCAACGAGCTCTTTAGTATGCTTGTCTCTCATCAACCTGGCAACCCCAAAGTTCCCGGAGCCAATATCTCGAACGAAATCATAGCGGTCACTGTCGTGCATAATCGGCATATCCATGGCCGGCCCCACAGTAATCGTCGCCCGATCCATTCTTCAAAGACTCCGATGTAGTCCCGATCACataaagagagaaatggaaaggGTTGAGTGGATCGGAAATTGGAATAGCTGGAGCTTGTATGGGAAGTCCACCGGTGAGATGAATGAATTCTCCAAAGAAGTGTGAAAGGGGTTGTCAGTGAATTTAGAGATTAAGCAAtcggagagagagagagagagagatggtcGGCGACGGATTAATATCTATGGACAGTGAACGGAGAAATaggattattttattattattattattattttgaagagaGGATATTTTAGGCAgtaaataagaagaaaagagatgaagaCGAAACTGTGTCGTTTAATGGGAAAAGGGGAGAGAAATACGACGTCGTAAATAgaggaattggatttgtttcTTTGGCCGTCTTTGTTTGTCCAATGAAATTGAcgtttccttttctctttcccttttggttttttttttgggtttaaaTTCCTAAAATATCCTTAATTTGGATAATTCTGGTCCGGTTCACGTGAATCCAAAGTGTCAAACCGTTAAGAGCTCAATTCCACTACGCTACTCCCCACGTTTTCAATTCTTATTCCCCTTTTAGGATAAATCACTTTATCTTCATATATTCATAACACTCCAAACCTCacatcataataataatacaacgTTGTAATAGTATCTCTCGTCCAACACTAATCTTAATTGTTCATCTCATTCGCTTACTCTAAcgttgatttttcttcttttataactTATTGTTTAGTCTAATTTAATCATAAGTACGACTATGTTATCTAGATTTGCAACATTTTGTTTGCTTAAAATGACACATATTAACACAGGAAAGTCCAGTGAGTTAGATACCAACTTGTTATGGATAAAAGATTTTTCACGCATCTTCATAGTGTGATATGTAtgatatagtttatttttcgGATAATAACTCttgtatgttttattttttgaatcaAACTATAAAATGTTTCATACTTGTGGGGATGGTATTGTCTCTCGCACGTATATGTTCGTAATCTTCATcctatatagttaattaatgtGAAACTTTGATCACTACACTATCAaagtttctctctttttaaagaCTTATCAAATCTTTGTTCtacaatcaaatattattttgtcaacATGGCTAAATTGAGATGTGGGGCTCTAGCTATACCAGTTATTGTCAAGGCAATGTGAATGTGAAACTATATTTGTGTTATTGACAACAACTTCTACTGCTCATTCTACTTTTGGtctattaatatatgtttggtttgaaaagaaaatcttataaTTACACGAGAGAAATTTTAAGACTTTGAATCAACTAAATGTAGAATCTATTCTACATACAACATTAGATAAGTTTCactttagaaaaagaaatatataataataaaaagttagtGTAAGAGAGAACATGAGATATAATTTACTAAAGTCTctctttataaaagaaaaaaattaagaaagaaaccTTTGGGTTGAAAAGAATCAATCTTTATCAAAGAATTGTCTTTTTAAGTATAGATATTGTATGcattacttttttcttcaaaatatatattttctatacttattttgaattaacGAAGAATTTACTacgtaattttaaattatacattagaaaattaagattttgaaataacTTTGATTGcagttaattaaaaactacaaaatacCCATAAGACgattgttataattttaaatagttatttgGGAGTCCGATTTAATAAAACATCTTACATATAAAtcgataaattaaaaaacaaatttcttttttatagattataataacgatggttgaaaatataattttttaatataaagactaaattgtttcttactttttcacttaaacaaatttaaatgtatagagattaaaaaaaaactattaaaagtatttacaaaagcaaatattttaatatatttgaatatatatatatatatatatatatataaataagaaggagaagaaaggaagaggaTAAACGGTGGGAATGGACGGAGTTTGTGAAGGC
Coding sequences:
- the LOC101206398 gene encoding serine/threonine-protein kinase SRK2I isoform X1; the protein is MDRATITVGPAMDMPIMHDSDRYDFVRDIGSGNFGVARLMRDKHTKELVAVKYIERGDKIDENVQREIINHRSLRHPNIVRFKEVILTTTHLAIVMEYASGGELFERISNAGRFSEDEARFFFQQLISGVSYCHAMVLELLYASSILIFFFCKILSLKGSGKFVFFYFFYLLLLVKQVCHRDLKLENTLLDGSPAPRLKICDFGYSKSSVLHSQPKSTVGTPAYIAPEVLLRQEYDGKIADVWSCGVTLYVMLVGAYPFEDPDEPKDFRKTIQRILGVQYSIPDCVQISLECRHLISRIFEADPATRITIPEIKNHSWFLKNLPSDLMDENTMGNQFEEPDQPMQSLDAIMQIIAEATIPAVGSHGLMCMADNLDMDDDDDMDDLDDESELDIESSGEIVYAI
- the LOC101206398 gene encoding serine/threonine-protein kinase SRK2I isoform X2, translated to MDRATITVGPAMDMPIMHDSDRYDFVRDIGSGNFGVARLMRDKHTKELVAVKYIERGDKIDENVQREIINHRSLRHPNIVRFKEVILTTTHLAIVMEYASGGELFERISNAGRFSEDEARFFFQQLISGVSYCHAMQVCHRDLKLENTLLDGSPAPRLKICDFGYSKSSVLHSQPKSTVGTPAYIAPEVLLRQEYDGKIADVWSCGVTLYVMLVGAYPFEDPDEPKDFRKTIQRILGVQYSIPDCVQISLECRHLISRIFEADPATRITIPEIKNHSWFLKNLPSDLMDENTMGNQFEEPDQPMQSLDAIMQIIAEATIPAVGSHGLMCMADNLDMDDDDDMDDLDDESELDIESSGEIVYAI
- the LOC101206398 gene encoding serine/threonine-protein kinase SRK2I isoform X3 produces the protein MEYASGGELFERISNAGRFSEDEARFFFQQLISGVSYCHAMVLELLYASSILIFFFCKILSLKGSGKFVFFYFFYLLLLVKQVCHRDLKLENTLLDGSPAPRLKICDFGYSKSSVLHSQPKSTVGTPAYIAPEVLLRQEYDGKIADVWSCGVTLYVMLVGAYPFEDPDEPKDFRKTIQRILGVQYSIPDCVQISLECRHLISRIFEADPATRITIPEIKNHSWFLKNLPSDLMDENTMGNQFEEPDQPMQSLDAIMQIIAEATIPAVGSHGLMCMADNLDMDDDDDMDDLDDESELDIESSGEIVYAI